The window AGCCGGCGCGGCTCGGCGTCGACCGCTGGGTCGGCTGTATCGGTGCGCGCTGCTGGCAGCCCGATGGCACGCTGCTGATCGTGACCGCCGGCACCGCCACCACGCTCGACGTGGTCAGCGCCGCGCCGGCCAGCGTCGGCGCGGCGGCGCAGGCGGTGCGCGGGCGCTTCGAGGGCGGGCTGATCCTGCCGGGGCTGGAACTGATGTTGTCGTCGCTGGCGCGCAATACCGCGCAGCTGCCGGCGCTGGAGGTGAGCGAGGCCGAGTCGGCGCCGCCCTGGGCCGACAACACGCACGATGCCATCGCGGCGGGTTGCCTGGCCGCGCAGGCCGGCGCGGTCGAACGCACCTGGCGCGTGCTGCAGGCGCGCGGGCCCACGCGCTGCCTGCTGTCCGGCGGCGCGCGGCACGTGCTGGCGCGCGCGCTGTCGATGCCGTTCGAGATGCACGATAATCTGGTGCTGCTCGGCCTGCACACGATGGCGGGGCATCGTCCCGCGGCCCGCTGAGGCGCGCCGCGCCTGTCCGTCTTGTTCCACCGGGACCCCGATCGCGCCATGCCCTTCCGAGGCCTGCTCCCGACGCTGCTGATCCTGCTGTGCCTGCTCAACGCGCTGCTGCTGGCGGCGGCGCTCGGTGCCTTCGGCCGCGAGCCGCTGGCCGGCCGGCTGGAGAGCCCGCGCGAGCCGCAGCGGCTCGGCCAGCAGGTCCGCGCCGAGCGTTTCCTGCCGGCGGCATCCGAAGCGGTATCCGAAGCGGCATCGGCCGCGGCCGGCGAACCGGCGAGCGCGCCCGCGACCGCGCCGGCAGGCGCTTCAGGTCCGGTCGCGCCGGCGGCGGCCAACCCGGCTGCCCGGCCGGCCGCAGCGGCGCCCTTGGCCGCCTCTGCGATCCAGGCGGTGGCCGCACCGGCCCAGCCGCTTGCGGCGGGGCGTCCGCTGCCGTGCGTGGAGATCGGCGGCTTGAGCGGCGATGCCGCGCGCGAGCTGTCGCAGGCGCTGGCCGGTGCCGGCCGTGTCGAGGCCTTCGAGCGGCAGGAGCAGGTGCGCTGGTGGGTCCACCTGCCGTCGCAACCGAGCCGCGAGCAGGTGCAGCGCAAGCTGGGCGAACTGCGCCGGCGCAACGTTACCGATGTGTCGGTGGTGGCGGCGGGAACGCCGCAAACCTTCACGGTGTCGCTCGGGCTGTTCCGCGAGCGGGAACGCGCCGAGCATTATCTGGAAATCCTGCGTGGCCTCGGCGTACGGACGGCGGTGCTCAGCGACACGCCGCACCAGCTGACCCGGCAGTGGCTGCGCGTACGCGACGTGGATGCGGCGCAGCGCACGCGCCTGGAGGCGATCCGGCGCCGTTTCGGCGCCGCCGACCTGCAGGCCTGCGCCTGAGCGGGCGGCCCGGCGCGGCGGCTTACTGGCCCTGGCGGACCTTGGCCACCAGCTTGGTGGTGGAGCGGTCGTGCAGGAAGGGGATGGCAACCGCATGGCCGCCCCAGCTGCGTACCAGGCGGGTCTCTTCCAGCGTGTCGATGTCGTAGTCACCGCCCTTGACGTAGACGTCGGGGCGCACCAGGCGGATCAGTTCCACCGGCGTACGCTCGCGGAACATCGCCACCAGGTCGACCGAGGCCAGCGCGGCCAGCAGCGCCATGCGGTCGGATTCCTGGTTGAGCGGCCGGTCGTCGCCCTTGCCCAGCATGCGCACCGAGGCGTCGCTGTTGACGCCCACCACCAGGCTGGCGCCCAGTTCGCGGGCCTGCGCCAGATA of the Cupriavidus malaysiensis genome contains:
- a CDS encoding type III pantothenate kinase; this translates as MSVRSSNATAAAGRPPRLLIDVGNTRLKWAWSVAGAGTLPTPWQQDGAVAHGETAALAELAGRWRTLAGAGPAPEVWASNVAGPAIAGEVDALVDAAFGAAASVRWVRAEPRHDGLVNGYREPARLGVDRWVGCIGARCWQPDGTLLIVTAGTATTLDVVSAAPASVGAAAQAVRGRFEGGLILPGLELMLSSLARNTAQLPALEVSEAESAPPWADNTHDAIAAGCLAAQAGAVERTWRVLQARGPTRCLLSGGARHVLARALSMPFEMHDNLVLLGLHTMAGHRPAAR
- the rfaE2 gene encoding D-glycero-beta-D-manno-heptose 1-phosphate adenylyltransferase, coding for MSAPRFESKLVPADDTQALAAAIAALPRPLVFTNGVFDILHRGHATYLAQARELGASLVVGVNSDASVRMLGKGDDRPLNQESDRMALLAALASVDLVAMFRERTPVELIRLVRPDVYVKGGDYDIDTLEETRLVRSWGGHAVAIPFLHDRSTTKLVAKVRQGQ